In the genome of Pelagicoccus enzymogenes, one region contains:
- a CDS encoding group II intron maturase-specific domain-containing protein: MRHCLKVQLPFCERFRTLTSEKSLKRFKLRIKELTSRSLGVSMEFRLSKLRSYCVGWFHYFKFGFLCREARAWDGWIRRRVRLCYWKMWKLPRTRRRMLIKLGVEPSAVKLASRSRKGYWRLSMNPLVRYALSNAWLEEQGVPSLSELLIVFRHGDQAKV, translated from the coding sequence ATACGCCACTGCCTTAAGGTACAGCTACCTTTTTGCGAAAGATTCCGGACACTAACTAGCGAGAAGTCGCTCAAGCGCTTCAAGCTGCGAATAAAGGAACTTACCTCTAGGAGCCTAGGCGTATCGATGGAGTTTCGATTGTCGAAGCTCCGCTCGTATTGCGTGGGCTGGTTCCACTACTTCAAGTTTGGGTTCCTGTGTAGGGAAGCTCGGGCTTGGGACGGTTGGATCCGCCGTCGCGTGCGACTATGCTACTGGAAAATGTGGAAGCTGCCTCGGACGAGGCGTCGTATGTTGATAAAGCTGGGCGTCGAACCCTCGGCGGTGAAGCTGGCAAGTCGTAGCCGAAAGGGCTACTGGCGGCTCAGCATGAATCCATTAGTTCGATACGCGTTGTCCAACGCCTGGCTCGAGGAGCAAGGAGTCCCGTCATTGAGTGAACTGCTGATCGTCTTTAGACACGGAGACCAAGCGAAAGTCTGA
- a CDS encoding IS256 family transposase: WLKRSWGGEMENVSVLVAIGVNEHGFREVLGVVEGMSESKDSWLELLKNLYSRGLEKIDLTVSDKSKGLVEALPEIYPASKWQRCLFHFHRNVLAKVSHSKKATAAAMLKAIHAQESAEAATRKAIEVADALESMKLAAAAAVLREGVSESVTYYRFPRKHHRSIRTNNMLERIMKEIRRRTRVVGCFPDGKSALMLACARLRYVASKSWSDSRVYLDMKLLAEENEEKSA, from the coding sequence TGGCTGAAGCGCTCGTGGGGAGGCGAGATGGAGAACGTGAGCGTGCTTGTCGCCATCGGCGTCAACGAGCATGGCTTCCGCGAGGTGCTCGGCGTCGTCGAGGGGATGAGCGAGTCGAAGGACAGCTGGCTGGAGCTGCTGAAGAACCTCTACTCGCGAGGACTCGAGAAGATAGACCTAACGGTTTCCGACAAGTCCAAGGGGCTCGTCGAAGCGCTTCCCGAGATCTATCCGGCAAGCAAGTGGCAGAGATGCCTCTTCCACTTCCACCGCAACGTGCTGGCCAAGGTCTCGCACAGCAAGAAGGCGACCGCGGCGGCGATGCTCAAGGCGATCCACGCCCAAGAGTCTGCCGAAGCGGCTACCCGCAAGGCGATCGAGGTGGCCGACGCGCTCGAGTCGATGAAGCTTGCCGCTGCGGCTGCGGTCCTTCGAGAGGGTGTATCCGAGAGCGTCACCTACTACCGGTTCCCCAGGAAGCACCACCGAAGCATACGGACCAACAACATGCTGGAACGGATAATGAAGGAGATCAGGCGACGAACCCGCGTTGTCGGTTGCTTCCCTGACGGCAAGAGCGCGTTGATGCTGGCTTGCGCCAGATTGCGATACGTCGCTTCGAAGTCGTGGTCGGACAGCCGAGTCTATCTGGACATGAAGCTGCTGGCCGAAGAAAACGAGGAGAAGAGCGCCTGA